The proteins below are encoded in one region of Balaenoptera acutorostrata chromosome 11, mBalAcu1.1, whole genome shotgun sequence:
- the PRICKLE1 gene encoding prickle-like protein 1 produces MMPLEMEPKMSKLAFGCQRSSTSDDDSGCALEEYAWVPPGLRPEQIQLYFACLPEEKVPYVNSPGEKHRIKQLLYQLPPHDNEVRYCQTLSEEEEKELQVFSAQRKKEALGRGTIKLLSRASMHAVCEQCGLKINGGEIAVFASRAGPGVCWHPSCFVCFTCSELLVDLIYFYQDGKIHCGRHHAELLKPRCSACDEIIFADECTEAEGRHWHMKHFCCLECETVLGGQRYIMKDGRPFCCGCFESLYAEYCETCGEHIGVDHAQMTYDGQHWHATEACFSCAQCKASLLGCPFLPKQGQIYCSKTCSLGEDVHASDSSDSAFQSARSRDSRRSVRMGKSSRSADQCRQSLLLSPALNYKFPGLSGNADDTLSRKLDDMSLSRQGAGFVNEEFWKGRVEHETPEDPEEWAEHEDYMTQLLLKFGDKSLFQQQPNEMDIRASEHWISDNMVKNKTELKQNNQSLASKKYQSDMYWAQSQDGLGDSAYGSHPGPASSRRLQELDLDHGASGYSHDQTQWYEDSLECLSDLKPEQSVRDSMDSLALSNITGASVDGESKPRPSLYSLQNFEEIEAEDCEKMSNMGTLNSSMLHRSTESLKSLSSELCPEKVLPEEKPVHLPVLRRSKSQSRPQQVKFSDDVIDNGSYENIEIRQPPMSERTRRRVYHFEERGPRSHHHRRRRSRKSRSDNALNLVTERKYSPKDRLRLYAPDNYEKFIQSKSAREIQAYIQNADLYGRYAHATSDYTLQKPGGPRFLGLYGEDDDSWCSSSTSSSSDSEEEGYFLGQPIPQPRPQRYAYYTDDLSSPTSALPTPQFGQRTTKSKKKKGHKGKNCIIS; encoded by the exons ATGATGCCTTTGGAGATGGAGCCCAAAATGAGCAAACTTGCCTTCGGGTGCCAGCGGAGCTCCACGTCCGATGACGACTCGGGCTGTGCGCTGGAGGAGTACGCCTGGGTCCCCCCAGGCCTCAGACCCGAGCAG atccAGCTCTATTTTGCTTGCTTACCAGAGGAAAAGGTTCCTTATGTTAACAGCCCTGGAGAAAAACACCGAATTAAACAGCTTTTGTACCAGTTGCCACCACATGATAATGAG GTGCGGTATTGCCAGACTTTGagtgaagaggaggaaaaagagttgCAAGTGTTCAGTGCTCAGCGGAAGAAAGAAGCACTCGGAAGAGGGACGATTAAACTTCTGTCCAGAGCATCGATGCACGCTGTGTGCGAGCAG tgtggGTTGAAGATAAACGGAGGTGAAATTGCAGTGTTTGCCTCTCGAGCGGGCCCTGGAGTATGCTGGCACCCATCCTGTTTTGTCTGCTTCACGTGCAGCGAGCTGCTGGTCGACCTCATCTATTTTTATCAGGATGGAAAAATTCACTGTGGCCGGCACCATGCTGAGCTGCTCAAACCCCGGTGTTCAGCATGTGACGAG ATAATTTTTGCTGATGAGTGCACAGAAGCAGAGGGTCGCCACTGGCACATGAAACACTTCTGCTGCCTCGAGTGCGAGACGGTCCTGGGGGGACAGAGGTACATCATGAAGGACGGCCGCCCGTTCTGCTGCGGCTGCTTCGAGTCCCTGTACGCCGAGTACTGTGAGACCTGCGGCGAGCATATTG GTGTGGACCATGCGCAGATGACCTACGACGGACAGCACTGGCACGCTACAGAGGCCTGCTTTTCCTGCGCCCAGTGCAAAGCCTCTCTGTTGGGATGCCCCTTCCTTCCCAAACAAGGTCAGATTTATTGCTCAAAGACATGCAGCCTCGGTGAAGACGTCCATGCCTCGGATTCTTCGGACTCTGCGTTCCAGTCGGCTCGATCAAGAGACTCCAGAAGAAGTGTCCGGATGGGCAAAAGCAGCCGGTCGGCAGATCAGTGTCGACAGTCTCTCCTCTTGTCCCCCGCTCTGAACTACAAGTTTCCTGGCCTTTCAGGCAATGCTGACGACACCCTTTCTCGGAAACTGGATGATATGAGTCTTTCCAGGCAAGGAGCAGGTTTCGTCAATGAAGAATTTTGGAAAGGCAGAGTAGAGCACGAAACCCCAGAAGACCCTGAAGAATGGGCTGAGCATGAAGATTATATGACGCAGCTGCTCCTCAAGTTTGGTGATAAAAGCCTCTTTCAGCAGCAGCCCAATGAGATGGACATTCGAGCCAGTGAGCACTGGATATCTGATAACATGGTTAAAAATAAGACCGAGTTAAAGCAAAATAACCAGAGCCTTGCAAGTAAGAAATACCAGTCTGATATGTACTGGGCACAGTCACAAGATGGACTGGGGGATTCTGCTTATGGCAGCCACCCGGGCCCTGCGAGCAGTCGAAGGCTCCAGGAGTTGGATCTGGACCATGGGGCTTCGGGATATAGTCACGATCAAACACAGTGGTATGAAGATTCCCTGGAGTGTTTGTCAGACTTGAAACCAGAGCAGAGTGTTCGGGATTCTATGGATTCTTTGGCTTTGTCTAATATCACAG GGGCTTCGGTGGATGGAGAAAGCAAGCCAAGGCCATCGTTATATTCTCTGCAAAACTTCGAGGAAATAGAGGCAGaagactgtgagaaaatgagcAATATGGGGACTTTGAACTCTTCCATGCTGCACAGGAGCACAGAGTCCTTGAAGAGCCTCAGTTCAGAGCTGTGTCCAGAAAAAGTCCTGCCTGaggagaagccagtgcacctgCCAGTACTCCGCAGGTCCAAGTCTCAGTCCAGGCCACAGCAGGTCAAGTTTTCCGATGATGTCATTGACAACGGAAGCTATGAGAACATCGAAATCCGGCAGCCGCCCATGAGCGAGAGAACGCGGAGACGGGTGTACCATTTTGAAGAGAGGGGACCCAGGTCTCATCACCATCGCCGCAGAAGAAGTAGGAAGTCCCGCTCGGACAATGCTCTGAACCTCGTTACAGAAAGAAAATACTCTCCCAAGGACAGGCTGCGGCTTTACGCCCCTGATAACTATGAGAAGTTTATCCAGAGTAAGAGTGCCCGGGAGATCCAGGCCTACATCCAGAACGCCGACCTGTACGGGCGGTACGCCCACGCCACGTCCGACTACACCCTGCAGAAGCCGGGAGGGCCTCGGTTTCTGGGACTCTACGGGGAGGACGACGACTCCTGgtgctcctcctccacctcctcctcctccgacTCAGAAGAAGAAGGATATTTTCTCGGACAGCCAATTCCTCAGCCCCGGCCGCAGAGATACGCATACTATACAGACGACCTTTCTAGTCCAACTTCCGCACTCCCCACTCCTCAGTTTGGTCAGAGGACAactaaatccaagaagaaaaagggacacAAGGGCAAAAACTGTATCATTTCTTAA